In the Verrucomicrobiia bacterium genome, GAGTCGGAAAAGGCGGCCGCCGACGCCGTGCAGGTGCACGGCAGCTACGGTTTTTCGGACGAGTATCCAGTGGAGCGATTCTACCGCAACTCCAAGGGCTCTTCCATCTACGAGGGGACGCGGGAAATCCACACCCTCATGCAGGCCGACTATGTTCTGGGCTACCGCACGGACAAGCCGGTGCGGGTCAAGCTGCCGCCGTATCCTTTCGACTAAGTTTTTGCAATGCCGGTTTACTCCCATACCCAACTCGAAACCTTCCGCATCTGTCCCAAGAAGTACGAGTTCCGCTACATTTTGAAGCCGGAAGTGCCGGAAGTGGCCACCGCGGAAACGATACTTGGCTCCACCGTTCACAAAACCCTTTCCCGTCTGTTTCAAGATGTCCAGATGGAAAAAATCCCGGCCCTGCCCGAGGTGGAAAATAACTTCGACGAGTTCTGGAAAAAAGAATGGCATTCGGGTCTGCGGATGTCCGGGGATTATGACGCCGGGGACTACCACCGCATCGGTTTAAAGTGTCTGAGGGATTTTTACCAGCACCATCATCCGTTTAACCAGAGCCGGACTTTGGGGTTGGACTACAAGGCCACCGTTTCGTTGGACGAGTCCGGCCGTTACAAAATGACCGGTTTCATCGACCGACTGGCCAAATCGCCGGACGAGACCTACGAAATTCACGATTTCAAAACCGGCAAAAATCTCCCAACCCAGGCCGATTTAGAATCCGACCAGCAGTTGACCCTCTATAATCTTTTGGTGCGTCAGCTCTGGCCGCAGGTCAACAGAGTCCGCTCCATCTGGCATTTTTTGCGCTTCGACGAGCTTTTGGAAACCGTCCGCACCCCGGAACAGGTGGAGGAAGCCAAGCAAAAAGTGATGCAGCGGATTGACGAAGTGGAGGCGGCCCGCGCAGCCGGCCATTTCCCCACCAAGGTCTCCGATTTTTGCGGCTGGTGCGACTACAAGCATATCTGCCCCGCCTGGAAGCATCTGTTCTGGCTGGAGGAGGAAAAAGAAAAAATCGCCGACGCCGACCAGGGAAAGCAGATGGTGGACGAGCTGGCCCGGCTGAAGGCGGACAAGGTCGAGCTGGAGGCCAGAATCGAGCAGGTGCGGGAAATCATTCTCGAATTCGCCCGCCAGAACGGACTTACCGCTCTCTTCGGCAGCGGCCAGATTGCCCAAATCAAGGATTCCGAATGGCCCCGGCTGCCGGATCGAAAGACAAATCCCCAAGCCCGCGAGGCGTTGGAAAAACTTTTGAAGGAACACAATCTCTGGGAAAAGGCCGCCGAAGTCAGCCGCTTCAAGCTGGATAGGATTTTAAAAGACCGTACCCTTCCCGAAGAAGTAAGAAAAAAGTTGCGGACTTTGGCGCCGGTGGAAAAACAGTTTACCGTCTCCGTTCTCCGCCGAAAAGACGAGCTGGTACAAGAAGAGGAGTAAATCCTTCCACAAAACCGCGGGGCCTCCTTCCTCCAGCAGTACGACACACGGTTTGTCATTCTGAGCAAAGCGAAGAATCTGGTTGGTGGGGCGGAGGGGCAGCCAAGTACCGGTTCGCATTTCGCTTTCGGAAACATATATTCCCCCGAAATGAAGGAAAACGACAAAATTTCCATTTTCGACCTCGCCTCCCCGCTCGATTTCCGCTATTACGCATCGGATACGGCCGTTTTTGAGCGGCTTAAAAACCACGCCTCGGAAGAGGCCTACGTGCAGGCCCAGTTGAAAGTAGAATTGGAACTATTGTGGGCCTTGGAAGAACTCGGCATTGTTCCAAAGGGCACGTACGCCAAAGCCGGGAAAGCACAAATCACCGCCCAAAAAGTTTACGAGGAGGAAAAGAAAACCGAGCATAACGTCCGGGCGCTGGTGAATCTGATTCAAAAAACCCTCCCGCCGGAAGCGGCCCCCTACGTCCATCTTTTTGCCACCTCGATGGACATCACGGACACAGCCCAGGCCCTGCGCATCAAAAAAATGGTGCAGGAGGCGATTCTTCCCGATTTTATCGCGCTGACCGAACTGATAGCCCAGATGGCCAAAAAAGAGGCCAAAACAACCCAAATCGGCCGCACCCATGGGCAGTTCGCCGAGCCGGTCACCTTCGGTTTCTATCTCGCCTACTACGCCAGTCGCCTTTTGGGACGCATCGAAAAAATTCAGGAGGCCAATAACAAGCTGGTTGGAAAATTCGCCGGTCCGGTGGGGGCCTACAATTCGCTGGCCTTGGCCTTCGGGGATAAAGCCCCGCTTTTTGAGAAATTGATTCTGAACCGGCTTGGCTTGGAAGTGGACGAACAGCAGGTCTCGACCCAAATCGTCCAGCCGGAGCCCCTGGCGGACTTGGGCTACGCCATCCTTTCCGCATTCTCCGTTCTGGCCAATCTGGCCGATGATATGCGCCATTTGTATCGCTCCGAAATTGCCGAGGTGTACGAGCGGGGGGCCGAAAAGCGGGTCGGCTCCTCCACCATGCCGCACAAAATCAATCCCAAGGATTTCGAAAACGTCAAATCCCTCTGGAAGGCGTACGCGCCGCGAATGGTGACCCTGCTATCCGACCAGATTTCGGAACACCAGCGGGACTTGACTAACTCCGCCTCCAACCGCTTCGCGGTGGAGCTTTTCGTCGCCTTCGAGCAGGCGGTTTTGCGCATGAACAAGGCCCTTTCCCGCCTGGAACCGAACCGCGAGAATCTGAAAAAGAACCTCGAAGCAAGCAAATCATTGACCGTGGCCGAGCCGATTTACATCGCCTTGGCCCTGGCCGGGCATTCCGCGCCGTATGAAAAAGCGAAAGAGCTGGCCAACCGCCTCAGAAACAAAGGTGAAAATCCCGTTGCCATTGTCAAAAAAGAACTGCCGGAGTACTGGAACAAAATATCGGACTTGACCAAAAAGGTTCTGGACGACCCGACCGCCTACGCCGGTGCCGCCCCTGTCCGGGCGGTCGAAATCGCCGCTACCGTTGCCCAACGGCTGGCCCGGTTGAAAACGGAATTGAAAAAGCCGGCTCCAAGGTCGGATTTTTCGGCGGATCTTGAGGCGTTGAAAGCAGAATTGAAAAAACGGAAATAATGGGCAAACCGGCCGGGTTTTCGTATCAAAGCACGGCGGATGGTCGCGTCCGGATTTTCCATCGCGGCCGGTTGGCCGCCACGCTGGCCCGGGCGGCCGCTTCCGGCTTCCTGGAAAAAGCCCGGACGGCCGGCGAGGAGGAACTGCAACTGCTGATGGCTAAAGCCACCGGGAACCACAAGCACGGCAATGAAAAAAACAACCAATAGAAAAAACCGCCCAAAACCGAAAAAAAACAGACGGCGGAAACCAACACAAAGGATCGATTTGAAGCGCGAATTCCTGCGCCACACGGTAGCCACGCTCGCTTACCGTGGGGGCAAGGCCGTCCGGGATGCGCCCGAAGGTTTCGCCAACTTCAAAGTTGGCGACAAAACCAGAACCCCCATCGAAATTTTGAAACATATCGGCGATTTGCTCAAATGGGGACGGCTTTTGGCCATCGGGCCGCACAAATGGGAAGAGGTGCCGCCCCGGCCATGGGAGGAGGAGGTCAAACGCTTCTTTGACGAACTCAAGGAATTGGATGACTGCCTCGCTTCGGAGGCCCCTTTGGGCAATCCGGCCGAAAAAATCTTTCAAGGCCCGATTGCCGATGCCCTAAACCACGTCGGGCAGATTGCGATGCTCCGCCGGCTGGCCGGCTCGCCGGTTAAAGGTGAAAACTACTTTAAGGCCGAAATCGTAACCGGCCGGGTGGGGCCGGAGCAGTCCGATAAACGGGTGGAGTTTGACTGAAAACCATAACGGGAGGTTGAAATGAAAAAGAAAGTGAACCCGATACCAAAAGGGTATCACACCGTCACGCCGTACCTGACCGTTGAGGGGGTGGCGCGGCTGATTGAGTTCTTGAAAAAGGCCTTTGGCGCCAGGGAAAAGGAACGGATGATCCGGCCGGACGGCAGCATCGGTCACGCCGAGGTCAAAATCGGCGATTCGATTGTGATGATGGGGGATGCGACCGAGAAATATAAAGCGGCGCCGGGAAAAATCTACCTCTATGTAAAGAACACGGACGCTTTCTACAAAAGTGCCTTGGCCGCCGGCGCTACCTCAACAATGGAGCCGCAGGATATGTTCTGGGGAGACCGCAACGCCGGGGTGAAAGACCCCTTCGGCAACGAATGGTGGATTGCCACGCACAAGGAAGACGTGCCACCCAAGAAATGAAAAAACGGGCCGAGGCCTACTTT is a window encoding:
- a CDS encoding VOC family protein, producing the protein MKKKVNPIPKGYHTVTPYLTVEGVARLIEFLKKAFGAREKERMIRPDGSIGHAEVKIGDSIVMMGDATEKYKAAPGKIYLYVKNTDAFYKSALAAGATSTMEPQDMFWGDRNAGVKDPFGNEWWIATHKEDVPPKK
- a CDS encoding PD-(D/E)XK nuclease family protein yields the protein MPVYSHTQLETFRICPKKYEFRYILKPEVPEVATAETILGSTVHKTLSRLFQDVQMEKIPALPEVENNFDEFWKKEWHSGLRMSGDYDAGDYHRIGLKCLRDFYQHHHPFNQSRTLGLDYKATVSLDESGRYKMTGFIDRLAKSPDETYEIHDFKTGKNLPTQADLESDQQLTLYNLLVRQLWPQVNRVRSIWHFLRFDELLETVRTPEQVEEAKQKVMQRIDEVEAARAAGHFPTKVSDFCGWCDYKHICPAWKHLFWLEEEKEKIADADQGKQMVDELARLKADKVELEARIEQVREIILEFARQNGLTALFGSGQIAQIKDSEWPRLPDRKTNPQAREALEKLLKEHNLWEKAAEVSRFKLDRILKDRTLPEEVRKKLRTLAPVEKQFTVSVLRRKDELVQEEE
- a CDS encoding lyase family protein, whose protein sequence is MKENDKISIFDLASPLDFRYYASDTAVFERLKNHASEEAYVQAQLKVELELLWALEELGIVPKGTYAKAGKAQITAQKVYEEEKKTEHNVRALVNLIQKTLPPEAAPYVHLFATSMDITDTAQALRIKKMVQEAILPDFIALTELIAQMAKKEAKTTQIGRTHGQFAEPVTFGFYLAYYASRLLGRIEKIQEANNKLVGKFAGPVGAYNSLALAFGDKAPLFEKLILNRLGLEVDEQQVSTQIVQPEPLADLGYAILSAFSVLANLADDMRHLYRSEIAEVYERGAEKRVGSSTMPHKINPKDFENVKSLWKAYAPRMVTLLSDQISEHQRDLTNSASNRFAVELFVAFEQAVLRMNKALSRLEPNRENLKKNLEASKSLTVAEPIYIALALAGHSAPYEKAKELANRLRNKGENPVAIVKKELPEYWNKISDLTKKVLDDPTAYAGAAPVRAVEIAATVAQRLARLKTELKKPAPRSDFSADLEALKAELKKRK